A genome region from Pseudoalteromonas tetraodonis includes the following:
- a CDS encoding TatD family hydrolase, which translates to MQYTLIDAGVNLTNHQFDGQHQEVLARAKDAGVNQMLIIGCDISSSEESLALAAHYNQYATAGIHPHDAKTATPELEQQLTQLAQNEQVIAIGECGLDYNRDFSPRDIQRAVLRRQLALAEKLNLPVYLHERDASEDMLTILKEFTVRGVLHCFTGNAQALSGYLNLGLYIGITGWVCDERRGEELQQLIPSIPIERLLIETDSPFLIPRTVKPKPKSRRNEPALLHYVCDTLAQLYGIPASEVAKHTRENFNRLFGLEKK; encoded by the coding sequence ATGCAATACACGTTAATTGATGCTGGCGTAAATTTAACTAATCATCAATTTGATGGTCAGCATCAAGAGGTGCTCGCCAGAGCAAAAGATGCGGGCGTAAACCAAATGCTGATTATTGGCTGTGATATCAGCTCCAGTGAAGAATCATTAGCACTTGCTGCGCACTATAATCAATATGCTACCGCTGGTATTCACCCTCATGACGCTAAAACAGCAACCCCTGAGCTTGAGCAACAACTTACTCAGCTCGCTCAAAATGAGCAGGTTATTGCCATAGGTGAATGCGGACTAGATTACAATCGCGACTTTTCCCCTAGAGATATACAACGTGCTGTTTTGCGTCGTCAGCTCGCATTAGCTGAAAAACTCAACTTGCCTGTTTATTTGCATGAACGTGATGCCAGTGAGGATATGCTCACTATTTTAAAAGAATTTACTGTTCGCGGTGTACTGCACTGCTTTACAGGTAATGCACAAGCACTCTCAGGTTACTTAAACTTAGGACTTTATATTGGTATTACCGGCTGGGTATGTGACGAAAGACGTGGCGAGGAGTTACAACAACTTATACCGAGTATTCCTATTGAACGTTTATTAATAGAAACCGATTCGCCTTTTTTAATTCCTCGTACAGTTAAACCAAAGCCAAAATCAAGACGAAACGAGCCAGCACTGCTGCATTATGTGTGTGACACGCTTGCTCAGCTTTATGGCATTCCGGCATCTGAAGTGGCAAAGCATACTCGTGAAAACTTTAATCGCTTATTTGGATTAGAGAAAAAATAA
- a CDS encoding sensor domain-containing diguanylate cyclase, with product MRIFSTLLAFIMVFFTSCFPATAIDINSEFSSKKIESIHYSFTPNSLEDAQQSNLQQWQSLNNKPLNLGLETRPVWIKFQLNNYLNKPTEPILSLDNPLLNNVYLYHFMGEKQLKSEHLGDALPLSNRAIKSESLLVKLTLPANSETTVYLNVNNNAGIGLRVPLTLWQQDALLAHKSMLNLHYGLLIGFIFSLAISSLVLFAFSRKHYFAYAGVITLMLSLFLAYLGGFGFRYAPPSITALQQLMLPILLMLITVLFLPLQRHVCIPIKSNLVKGQTIITTLYALVIVLIGLLPTPSVALFAILSIPVILSYHVVTTLFYLRKNPTSPNKSLFMALGFFLIVVIHFSVALTGLYTVTRSSLILTFAASLSCSFCLSYTVIKLFILQRDEQVTTQQALIAKSAAQDALLNERIELQERTRHELENQVDERTFELQVTLRELEDKNRELEQLNMEDALTGVKNRRFFDKKIIMEIRRSRREQTPLSIIMLDIDKFKAINDTYGHLTGDQVIRAVCDVIKQQLKRPLDEVARYGGEEFVVLLPNTNNQGALAIAEQIRCAIEKNTVSVAGTTIKYTISAGVYTHIADDVHNPETFTERADKALYLAKQHGRNQVVNFPISQ from the coding sequence ATGCGCATCTTTAGCACCTTGCTGGCATTCATCATGGTGTTTTTTACATCCTGTTTCCCTGCAACTGCAATTGATATAAATAGTGAATTTAGCTCAAAAAAAATAGAGTCTATTCATTATTCATTTACCCCCAACTCATTAGAAGATGCGCAACAAAGCAACTTACAACAATGGCAGTCACTTAATAATAAACCGCTTAATTTAGGTCTTGAAACTCGCCCTGTGTGGATTAAATTTCAACTAAATAATTATCTTAATAAGCCAACAGAGCCAATTTTATCGTTAGATAACCCACTTCTAAACAATGTATACCTGTACCACTTTATGGGTGAGAAGCAACTAAAATCGGAACATCTTGGTGATGCTCTTCCTTTATCTAATAGAGCGATTAAAAGTGAGTCTTTGCTGGTTAAATTAACACTTCCCGCTAACAGCGAAACCACCGTTTATCTTAACGTTAATAATAATGCGGGAATCGGGCTTCGCGTCCCCCTCACCTTATGGCAACAAGATGCATTATTAGCCCATAAAAGTATGCTTAACTTGCACTATGGATTACTGATTGGATTTATTTTTTCTTTGGCTATCAGTAGCTTGGTTTTATTTGCTTTTTCACGTAAACATTATTTTGCCTATGCAGGTGTGATTACACTGATGCTTAGCCTATTTTTAGCATATTTAGGCGGATTTGGGTTTCGTTATGCCCCTCCAAGCATAACAGCCTTACAGCAATTAATGCTGCCTATTTTGCTAATGCTGATCACGGTATTGTTTCTTCCTTTACAGCGCCATGTTTGCATACCCATTAAATCCAACTTAGTTAAAGGGCAAACAATAATTACCACCTTATATGCATTGGTTATTGTACTTATAGGGTTGCTGCCTACTCCAAGCGTGGCTTTGTTTGCTATTTTAAGCATTCCTGTCATTTTAAGTTATCATGTTGTCACAACATTATTTTACCTACGAAAAAACCCCACGAGCCCCAATAAATCTCTATTTATGGCACTCGGGTTCTTTTTAATTGTAGTCATTCATTTTTCCGTTGCGTTAACAGGCCTGTATACCGTCACTAGATCCAGCTTAATACTCACCTTCGCGGCCTCTTTAAGCTGCTCATTTTGTTTAAGCTACACCGTCATAAAATTATTTATATTACAACGCGATGAGCAAGTCACAACACAACAGGCATTGATTGCAAAAAGTGCAGCGCAAGACGCGTTGTTAAATGAACGAATTGAATTACAAGAGCGCACTCGTCATGAACTTGAAAACCAAGTTGATGAGCGCACCTTTGAGTTACAAGTCACACTTAGGGAACTTGAAGATAAAAACCGCGAGCTTGAACAACTCAATATGGAAGATGCTCTAACAGGGGTAAAAAATAGACGCTTTTTTGATAAAAAAATAATCATGGAAATTCGCCGTTCACGCCGTGAGCAAACACCCTTGAGCATCATTATGCTTGATATAGATAAGTTTAAAGCAATCAACGATACGTATGGCCACTTAACCGGCGATCAGGTAATTCGAGCAGTCTGTGATGTTATTAAACAACAATTAAAACGTCCTCTTGATGAAGTGGCGCGTTATGGTGGTGAAGAATTTGTCGTCCTGCTACCCAATACTAATAATCAAGGTGCGTTAGCTATTGCCGAGCAAATACGGTGCGCAATAGAAAAAAACACTGTCAGTGTTGCAGGTACTACGATTAAATACACCATTAGTGCCGGTGTTTATACTCATATTGCCGATGATGTTCATAACCCTGAAACATTTACTGAGCGTGCCGATAAGGCACTCTATCTAGCAAAACAACATGGCCGCAATCAAGTGGTTAATTTTCCAATCTCACAGTAG